From Thermoflavifilum aggregans, a single genomic window includes:
- a CDS encoding dihydrodipicolinate synthase family protein has protein sequence MKFEWKGVFPAITTQFTADDQLDIQMFGKNLSAQLEAGIHGVILGGTLGESSTLSREEKEMLIRFTKEKVAGRIPVILNIAEGATKAAVEEAQWAEQLGVDGLMLLPPMRYKANDRETVVFFRAVAHAVQLPIMIYNNPVDYRIMVTTDMFEQLADCENIQAVKDSTRDVSNVTRMINQFGNRYRILCGVDTIAMESMLMGASGWVGGLVNAFPRETVLLYHLVQSRQIDKALEVHRWFLPLLELDLSPKLVQYIKLAASVTGIGAEHVRPPRLPLIGGERQQILSLIQKAVAAEPGWMHDLQLLHETAATIRS, from the coding sequence ATGAAATTTGAATGGAAAGGCGTGTTTCCCGCTATCACCACACAATTTACTGCCGACGATCAGCTGGATATACAGATGTTTGGGAAAAATCTTTCTGCCCAGCTTGAAGCAGGCATTCACGGTGTTATTCTGGGAGGCACATTGGGTGAGTCGAGCACCCTGAGCCGGGAAGAAAAAGAAATGTTGATCCGCTTCACGAAGGAAAAAGTCGCCGGCCGGATCCCTGTAATTCTAAATATTGCGGAAGGGGCCACAAAAGCTGCCGTGGAGGAAGCACAATGGGCAGAACAATTGGGAGTGGATGGATTGATGCTGTTGCCACCTATGCGCTACAAAGCCAATGACCGTGAAACCGTTGTGTTTTTTCGCGCAGTGGCGCATGCCGTGCAGCTGCCCATCATGATTTACAACAATCCGGTGGATTATCGGATCATGGTAACGACTGATATGTTTGAACAGCTGGCAGATTGTGAAAACATCCAGGCAGTGAAAGATTCCACCCGCGATGTATCGAATGTAACGCGCATGATCAACCAGTTTGGCAATCGGTATCGCATTCTCTGTGGGGTGGATACCATAGCCATGGAAAGCATGCTGATGGGAGCCAGCGGCTGGGTGGGCGGATTGGTGAATGCTTTTCCCAGAGAAACCGTGCTGCTCTACCATCTGGTGCAATCCCGACAGATCGACAAAGCCCTGGAAGTTCATCGTTGGTTTCTGCCTCTGCTGGAGCTGGATCTGAGCCCCAAGCTGGTGCAGTATATCAAGCTTGCTGCTTCGGTCACTGGTATCGGTGCAGAACATGTGAGACCACCACGTTTGCCGCTTATCGGTGGTGAAAGGCAACAGATTCTTTCGCTGATACAAAAAGCTGTGGCTGCCGAACCTGGATGGATGCACGATCTGCAACTGTTGCATGAAACGGCTGCCACTATCCGTTCCTGA